A window of Anomalospiza imberbis isolate Cuckoo-Finch-1a 21T00152 chromosome 4, ASM3175350v1, whole genome shotgun sequence contains these coding sequences:
- the EGR4 gene encoding early growth response protein 4, producing MLNVMDFSCPDPLYSKYEESCEMKTGDLQGLGQPEQQLLAEADFLGGELLGVPGSGGAVDYSLLGSQPSPSLSYTGSFFIKAVPEHPQDQESLFNLMSGILGISPFASPEGHQRHLDALYPCPEVAQSQLDLYSSCQPEMNGSSPAPFPEPGYGAFAAAEGAQPLQAQPALGNTSQCFFQPKLLDSKQDIKLSSGSPTLDKFKSTCAQWEPISQQHQAYLPAGFHSPEGFPAAESGQGLFHPLGSKMESVLSVSCQPELGSLAEDAACFGTHLGFGCEPENFSARGDFADSKIHNIAAPLMPDFDASLAQPEVLPGLMGSAELLHPHPSPSVPPTDFLGHPTPSSLPSLLPANPPALAEPKKKTRRSKCSSKCFCPKPHEKAFACPVENCIRSFARSDELNRHLRIHTGHKPFQCRICLRNFSRSDHLTTHIRTHTGEKPFSCDTCGRRFARSDEKKRHSKVHLKQKARTEEKLKGLGFFSVGLSFGTL from the exons ATGCTCAACGTTATGGATTTCTCCTGCCCGGATCCGCTTTACTCCAAGTACGAGGAGAGCTGCGAGATGAAAACCGGAGACCTGCAGGGCTTGGGGCAGCCTGAGCAGCAACTTCTGGCAGAGGCCGATTTCCTTGGAG GTGAGCTGCTGGGTGTCCCCGGCAGCGGCGGGGCCGTGGATTactccctgctgggcagccagccctccccttccctcagcTACACCGGCAGCTTCTTCATCAAGGCGGTACCGGAGCACCCGCAGGACCAGGAATCCCTCTTCAACCTGATGTCAGGGATCCTGGGCATCTCCCCCTTCGCTTCCCCCGAGGGCCACCAGAGGCACCTGGACGCTCTTTACCCCTGTCCCGaggtggctcagagccagcTGGACCTGTACTCGTCGTGCCAGCCCGAGATGAACGGATCCAGTCCAGCCCCGTTCCCGGAGCCGGGCTACGGCGCCTTCGCCGCGGCCGAGGGCGCTCAGCCCCTGCAGGCGCAGCCCGCGCTGGGAAACACCTCCCAGTGCTTCTTCCAGCCCAAGCTCCTGGACAGCAAGCAGGACATCAAGCTGTCCTCGGGCTCCCCGACCCTGGACAAGTTCAAATCCACCTGTGCCCAGTGGGAGCCCatctcccagcagcaccaggcctACTTGCCCGCTGGCTTCCACTCTCCCGAAGGCTTCCCGGCCGCCGAGAGCGGCCAGGGGCTGTTCCACCCGCTGGGCTCCAAGATGGAGAGCGTCTTGTCCGTCAGCTGCCAGCCGGAGCTCGGCAGCCTGGCAGAGGACGCCGCCTGCTTTGGAACCCATCTGGGCTTCGGCTGCGAGCCAGAGAACTTCTCAGCCCGCGGGGACTTCGCCGACAGCAAGATCCACAACATCGCCGCGCCGTTAATGCCGGACTTCGACGCCTCCCTGGCCCAGCCCGAGGTCCTGCCGGGCCTGATGGGCTCCGCCGAGCTCCTCCATCCTCACCCCTCTCCTTCCGTGCCCCCCACGGACTTTCTGGGCCACCCCACGCCCTCCTcgctgccctccctgctgcccgCCAACCCTCCCGCGCTGGCCGAGCCCAAGAAGAAGACGCGGCGCAGCAAGTGCTCCTCCAAGTGCTTCTGCCCCAAGCCCCACGAGAAGGCGTTCGCCTGCCCCGTGGAGAACTGCATCCGCAGCTTCGCCCGCTCCGACGAGCTCAACCGGCACCTGCGCATCCACACGGGCCACAAGCCCTTCCAGTGCCGCATCTGCCTGCGCAACTTCAGCCGCAGCGACCACCTCACCACGCACATCCGCACCCACACGGGCGAGAAGCCCTTCTCCTGCGACACCTGCGGCCGCCGCTTCGCCCGCAGCGACGAGAAGAAGCGCCACAGCAAGGTGCACCTCAAGCAGAAAGCCCGGACCGAGGAGAAGCTCAAGGGCTTGGGGTTCTTCTCGGTGGGGCTCTCCTTCGGGACACTCTGA